In the genome of Caloranaerobacter ferrireducens, the window ACACGAGACCGTTATATGAAATCTGGGTAAGTTGATATAGGGGGAAATCTGAATGTATACGAAACAGTTTATCGAAGCTCTTGAGAATAGAAATATAGAGAAATTGAGAAGTATTCCAAAAAGTGATCTGCACAATCATGCGATCTTGGGTGGGAATCTTAAATATATAGAAGAATGGATTGGGAAAAAGATCCCAAGGTTAACAAAGAGAATCACAAGCATTGAAGAAATGGAAGCTTGGGTTGGCAAGAACTACATTCCATATGTGAAGGGAACGTTAGGTTTTGAAAAGGCAATAGAAGCAGCTTTTATACAAGCGAAAGCAGATGGAGTAATTAAATTGGAAATGAATATAGATGTCTATTTCAGACATCTCTATAATGGTTCGGCTGAAGAATTGATTAAAGCATTGAAGAGACTTCATCAAGAATATGCACCAGAGGTAAACTTTATCCCTGAACTGGGATTCAATCGGAGCGTTTCTCAAGAATTGTTAATCGAATGGTTTGAACCCTATCTTGATTATAATTATTTTAAGTCTGTGGATTTGTATGGAGATGAGTTCGCTCAGCCGGCAAGCAACTTAAAACAGTTGTATCGAATGGCGAAATCCAAAGGGTTGAAGTTGAAGGCGCATGTTGGAGAATTTGGAGATGCTGAGAGTATCCAAGAAACAGTCGAAGTCCTGGAGTTGGACGAGATTCAACACGGAATTAGCGCAGTCAAGTCAAAATCAGTCATGAACTTCCTGCAAAGAAATAATATTCAGTTGAACATTTGTCCAACAAGCAATTACATGTTAAGCAGAGTAGAGGAGATAAAGAACCATCCAATAAGAGAACTGTTTGATAACGGTATAAAGGTAACTGTGAATACAGATGATGTAATAGTATTTCAAAACGGTGTATCAGAAGAGTTTTTGCTATTGTATGATCAAGAAGTTTTTTCAGCAGAAGAATTAGATGTTATAAGAATGAATGGGCTACGGTGAAGGCTTGCCCTGACTTCACATGACAGAGTGGTTCCCAACAAAACCCATCTCGCTAACTGAGTCAGTCGCTGCATTAGTCATTCGCATAAGCAGTTCCTTACAAAGTTCGAAGGTGTCGCAAACACGAGACTGTTATATATCATACCTGTATAAAATTGTATCTATAATAGGGTTTTATAAAAGGAGTGTTTTGGATGGTAAAAAGAAGATAGAAGATTCTTTATTTTTTAGAAAAAAATAAAGGAGGAGTAAATTTGCGTAATATTAATTATAAATATATAGACGAATTTGATAAGAATGATTTAAAAGAATTATATGAAGATGCAGGTTGGACAACATATACTAAGGATTTATCTAAACTTATCAAAGCTATAAAACTTTCATTGATGACTATATCAGCATGGGATGGTGATAAATTAGTTGGTCTAATTAGAGTGGTTGGAGATGGTCAAACAATAATATATATACAAGATATTTTAGTGTTGGATTCATATAAAAGAAATGGAATAGGATCAAAACTATTGAGTCTCATATTAGACAAATATAAAGATGTACGTCAAAAAGTTTTATTAACAAATGATAGTGAAGAGACTAGAGGTTTTTATCAGTCAAATGGTTTTAACTCATGTGATCGAGGAGAGTTAGTTGCTTTTGTAAAATTTAACTAGATTAGAAAACTAACTGATATTTTTTATATAAATTTGATGCTATGTTAGAATATTTGGGAAATTCATTAAATATATTTAGTGCAATTGCATTAATCATTGGATTATCATATCTAATTCTTGCTGAAAGAGAACAAATGACAAAGAAATAAATAAAAACATACTAAGACTAACACTCTATAACATACCATTCTCATCACCCTACAAAAATACGCAGGGCTATCGAGAATGTTCAGACCATTAGATAGCATTTATATATTATAAAAAGGTTTAATCAAAAGGAAAACAAAGGAGGACTATTTTGAAGAAAATTAATATTAATAGTAAATCTATTAGAACATTGAGTTGGTTAATATTCATAGTTTATATTCTTGCTTTAACGAAAGTTATTTTATTTAAATATTCAATGCATATGATAATAAATATAGTAAAAGAAAATAATTGGACAAGATTCATAAGAAGGGTACAACACAACAGTAATTATTTACCATTAAAAAATATTTATCAATTATTTTTTTCAAAAGGAAATACAATGTATATTGTTAGAAATATAATAGGAAATATAATTGCTTTTATACCTCTTGGAACTTTATTACCAATTTTGAAAGAAAAAATGAGAAAGATTAATAGCATACTAATAGCTTCATTAAGCATTAGTATATCATTTGAAGTTATTCAATTATTATCAGGTATAGGTGATTTTGACATAAATGACTTAATATTAAATACAAGTGGTGGTTTGATAGGATTATCATTATACAATTTTTTATGCAGGTATTTTATAGATGATTGTCATTAATTTTGAGATATAAAAAATTAAAGTGTTTTGGAATTAAAAATATAACACCGTTTAGCATAGCATTCTTCTCATCCTACTACAAAAAAGTAGGACGAAAAGAATGCATAACTTATAATACAAAATCAAGAAAACTAGTTAAGAAAAGTGTGGTGGTTATATATGAGTAAAAGGTATTTAAACTATATATAGTAATGGTATTTTTTTACTTTTAGCTTATTTTACTTGTCTTTCTGAAAGAGCCATAAAAAATAACATTGTTAAATCAGAGGGGATATAAGTATGATATATACGTAAAAAATGAAGGATTAAAAATCACCTTACTTCGTATAACATGAGCTTGAGAGAAAGGAGATTCTCTAATTGATAATGATCGAGGAGTTAGAAAAGTTTGTTAAATCATTCTACAAAAATAAGGATATAATGCACGATTTATCGCATATAAAGAGAGTTCTTAAAGCAGCGAAAATGTTGGCAAGATATTATGACAATGAAATAGATATAGATTTAATCGTTTATGGTGCTTATTTTCATGGTATCGTTTATGAAAAAGAGAACCAGATAGCCGAATTTCTTAAATCTAAAGGTTTATCAAATGAGAAAATTAATAAAATACTTCAGATTTCTTGGGAATCGCAAAAGGAAAGGATTCCTGAAACCCTTGAAGGTAAGATTCTTCATGATGCTCATTTAATAGAGGGTGGCAGGACTTTCTTAGTCGTGAAATCTTTAATCACTGGAACTTTAAGAGGTCAAACTTTAGAGGAAACAATAGAATACATTGAGAAAAATATACTGGGTAAATTTACTTGTTATCTTCCAGAAGCACAAAATCTTTATGAGGATAAAGAGGAATTCGCAAGAAGATTTCTGAGAGATTTAAAAGAGAGTTTATAATAGGAATAGTTATGTTTTTTTTATAATCCATAGGGAATTATAATAAAATCTTATATTTAAAAAAATGTTGGTTTTATTGAAAT includes:
- a CDS encoding adenosine deaminase, translating into MYTKQFIEALENRNIEKLRSIPKSDLHNHAILGGNLKYIEEWIGKKIPRLTKRITSIEEMEAWVGKNYIPYVKGTLGFEKAIEAAFIQAKADGVIKLEMNIDVYFRHLYNGSAEELIKALKRLHQEYAPEVNFIPELGFNRSVSQELLIEWFEPYLDYNYFKSVDLYGDEFAQPASNLKQLYRMAKSKGLKLKAHVGEFGDAESIQETVEVLELDEIQHGISAVKSKSVMNFLQRNNIQLNICPTSNYMLSRVEEIKNHPIRELFDNGIKVTVNTDDVIVFQNGVSEEFLLLYDQEVFSAEELDVIRMNGLR
- a CDS encoding GNAT family N-acetyltransferase; this translates as MRNINYKYIDEFDKNDLKELYEDAGWTTYTKDLSKLIKAIKLSLMTISAWDGDKLVGLIRVVGDGQTIIYIQDILVLDSYKRNGIGSKLLSLILDKYKDVRQKVLLTNDSEETRGFYQSNGFNSCDRGELVAFVKFN
- a CDS encoding VanZ family protein, which translates into the protein MKKININSKSIRTLSWLIFIVYILALTKVILFKYSMHMIINIVKENNWTRFIRRVQHNSNYLPLKNIYQLFFSKGNTMYIVRNIIGNIIAFIPLGTLLPILKEKMRKINSILIASLSISISFEVIQLLSGIGDFDINDLILNTSGGLIGLSLYNFLCRYFIDDCH